One window of Pieris napi chromosome 14, ilPieNapi1.2, whole genome shotgun sequence genomic DNA carries:
- the LOC125055798 gene encoding ubiquitin-like-conjugating enzyme ATG3 — MQSVINTVKGTALGVAGYLTPVLKESKFQETGVLTPEEFVAAGDHLVHHCPTWQWAKGEEGKIKPYLPADKQFLITRNVPCYRRCKQIEYCEDHEKIIEDEQDEDGGWVDTHHYDSAGSPTIEEKVCEMTLEAAETGDSDEAAGDPDDDDDDGEDGEAEDMELFQESGLLDEVDPSTALSSKKPTEEGSRRAPSGSGDEIVRTRTYDLHITYDKYYQTPRLWLIGYNEERKLLSVSQMYEDVSQDHAKKTVTMETHPHLSGPSMASVHPCRHAEVMKKIIETVTESGGELGVHSYLIIFLKFVQTVIPTVEYDFTQNFTIH; from the exons atgcagAGTGTAATAAACACTGTGAAGGGTACAGCCCTGGGAGTTGCGGGATATTTGACTCCGGTCCTGAAG GAATCAAAGTTCCAAGAGACTGGAGTCCTAACTCCTGAGGAGTTTGTAGCAGCTGGCGATCATCTTGTGCACCACTGTCCTACTTGGCAATGGGCAAAGGGTGAGGAAGGCAAAATTAAGCCTTATTTACCAGCCGATAAACAGTTTCTTATTACAAGAAATGTGCCTTGCTATAGAAGATGTAAACAG ATAGAGTATTGTGAAGACCATGAGAAGATAATAGAAGATGAGCAAGATGAGGATGGGGGCTGGGTTGACACACACCACTATGATTCTGCTGGCTCACCTACTATTGAGGAAAAG GTGTGTGAAATGACCTTAGAGGCAGCGGAGACAGGTGACAGTGATGAAGCAGCAGGAGACCCTgacgatgatgatgatgatggcGAGGATGGCGAGGCAGAGGATATGGAATTATTTCAGGAATCAGGTCTACTGGATGAGGTGGATCCA TCAACAGCTCTAAGCAGTAAAAAGCCCACCGAAGAAGGATCGCGGCGAGCGCCTTCCGGTAGTGGTGACGAAATAGTACGTACGCGCACCTACGACTTACATATTACGTACGACAAATATTATCAGACACCACGATTGTGGCTCATTGGATATAATGAG gaGCGTAAATTGTTAAGCGTATCGCAAATGTATGAGGACGTATCTCAAGACCACGCCAAGAAGACTGTTACCATGGAAACGCATCCTCATCTCTCGGGGCCTTCGATGGCGTCTGTCCATCCTTGCCG ACACGCAGAAGTAATGAAGAAGATAATAGAAACGGTGACAGAAAGTGGCGGTGAACTTGGAGTACATTCCTATCTCATTATCTTCCTCAAATTTGTACAAACTGTAATCCCAACCGTTGAATATGATTTTACACAGAATTTCACTATTCACTAA
- the LOC125055799 gene encoding mitochondrial fission 1 protein, which produces MDDVLDEVVSSEDLQKFEKVYHEQLHQGRVTHKAQFEYAWCLVRSKYAADIRKGILLLKDLFNTHAEGKRDYLFYLAIGNARIKEYNKALHYVKAFLDIEPANQQVLVLERQINKRMEKEGLIGIAVAGGAVLAIGSLVGLGIALASKK; this is translated from the exons ATGGATGACGTTTTAGATGAGGTGGTTTCATCGGAAGATTTGCAA AAGTTCGAGAAAGTTTACCACGAACAGTTGCACCAAGGCAGAGTTACGCATAAAGCACAATTCGAATATGCGTGGTGTCTTGTAAGAAGCAAATATGCTGCAGATATAAGAAAG gGTATTTTGCTTTTAAAAGACTTGTTCAATACACACGCAGAGGGGAAAAGGGACTACCTGTTCTACCTTGCTATTGGCAATGCTAGAATCAAGGAGTATAATAAGGCATTGCATTATGTAAAAGCATTCCTGGATATTGAACCAGCTAATCAGCAAGTTCTAGTGTTAGAG CGTCAAATTAACAAACGTATGGAAAAGGAAGGTTTAATTGGCATTGCAGTGGCGGGAGGTGCAGTGTTGGCTATTGGCAGTCTGGTCGGCCTTGGTATAGCACTTGCTAGCAAGAAATAG